A region from the Stutzerimonas stutzeri genome encodes:
- a CDS encoding CoA transferase subunit A: protein MAGFDKRVNSYAEALDGLENGMTVLAGGFGLCGIPENLIAEIKRKGTGDLTVVSNNCGVDGFGLGVLLEDRQIRKMIASYVGENALFEKQLLDGELEVELTPQGTLAEKMRAGGAGIPAFYTATGYGTPIAEGKDVREFNGRPHILEHAITGDFAIVKGWKADRYGNVIYRHTAQNFNPLAAAAAKITVVEVEEIVEPGEIDPTQIHTPGIYVDRIICGTFEKRIEKRTVRG, encoded by the coding sequence ATGGCTGGTTTCGACAAGCGCGTGAATTCCTACGCCGAGGCGCTCGACGGGCTGGAGAACGGCATGACCGTCCTGGCCGGCGGCTTCGGGCTGTGCGGCATCCCTGAGAATCTGATCGCCGAGATCAAGCGCAAGGGCACTGGCGATCTCACCGTGGTTTCCAACAACTGCGGCGTCGACGGCTTTGGCCTCGGCGTGCTGCTGGAGGACCGGCAGATCCGCAAGATGATCGCCTCTTACGTGGGCGAAAACGCGCTGTTCGAAAAGCAGCTGCTAGACGGCGAACTGGAAGTCGAGCTGACGCCCCAGGGCACGCTGGCCGAGAAGATGCGCGCCGGCGGTGCCGGGATCCCGGCCTTCTATACCGCCACCGGCTACGGCACGCCGATCGCCGAAGGCAAGGACGTCCGTGAATTCAACGGCCGGCCGCACATCCTCGAGCACGCCATCACCGGCGACTTCGCCATCGTCAAAGGCTGGAAGGCCGACCGCTACGGCAACGTCATCTACCGCCATACCGCGCAGAACTTCAATCCGCTGGCCGCCGCCGCCGCAAAGATCACCGTGGTCGAGGTCGAGGAAATCGTCGAACCCGGCGAGATCGACCCCACCCAGATCCACACACCCGGCATCTACGTTGACCGCATCATCTGCGGCACCTTCGAGAAGCGCATCGAGAAGCGCACCGTCCGCGGCTAA
- a CDS encoding LysR family transcriptional regulator, whose translation MTVKQLRAFLAVSQTLSFAQACERLHLSQSALSLTIKALEDGLGGRLFSRTTRAVSLTPEGEALLPLARRLLADWDNAEDELRQRFTLRQGRVALASMPSFAGNLLPAVLRTFRDRYPSISVTVHDVINEQVMEMVRDRQVEIGIAFEPEPSMPLSFTPLYIDRFVAVVPAGSALASQAEVSWSALLEHPFITLQRPSTVRVMLEDHLRPRGRQLPVQFESHQLATVGRMVASGLGVSAVPALCREQMLELGASCVALGDPVIEKPVGILTKPGHELSVAAQAIADTLRASTGYPVRAT comes from the coding sequence ATGACCGTCAAACAACTTCGCGCCTTTCTCGCAGTGTCGCAGACGCTGAGCTTCGCCCAGGCGTGCGAACGGCTGCACCTCTCCCAATCGGCGCTGAGCCTTACCATCAAGGCGTTGGAGGACGGGCTGGGTGGTCGCCTGTTCAGCCGCACAACGCGGGCCGTCAGCCTGACGCCCGAAGGCGAGGCGCTGTTGCCGCTGGCGCGCCGGCTGCTGGCCGATTGGGATAACGCCGAGGACGAGCTGCGCCAGCGCTTCACCTTGCGCCAGGGCCGGGTGGCGTTGGCCTCGATGCCATCCTTCGCCGGTAACCTGCTGCCGGCCGTGCTGCGCACGTTTCGCGACCGCTACCCCTCGATCAGCGTCACCGTGCACGACGTGATCAACGAGCAGGTGATGGAAATGGTTCGTGACCGGCAGGTGGAAATCGGCATCGCCTTCGAGCCCGAACCCAGCATGCCGCTGAGCTTCACGCCGCTGTACATCGATCGGTTCGTCGCGGTGGTGCCAGCCGGTTCGGCCCTGGCGAGCCAGGCTGAGGTCAGCTGGAGCGCCTTGCTCGAGCATCCCTTCATCACCCTCCAGCGCCCCTCGACCGTGCGCGTCATGCTCGAGGACCACTTGCGACCGCGCGGCCGCCAACTGCCGGTTCAGTTCGAGAGCCATCAGCTGGCGACGGTAGGGCGGATGGTCGCCAGCGGCCTGGGTGTCAGCGCCGTGCCGGCGCTGTGCCGCGAGCAGATGCTCGAGCTCGGCGCCAGCTGTGTCGCGCTTGGCGATCCGGTGATCGAGAAACCGGTAGGCATTCTTACCAAACCCGGACACGAACTTTCGGTGGCCGCGCAGGCCATCGCTGACACGTTGCGTGCGTCCACGGGCTATCCGGTTAGGGCTACATAG
- a CDS encoding hybrid sensor histidine kinase/response regulator, which translates to MREQDRYRLLIDAITDYAIYMLDADGRVASWNAGAKRFKGYAEADILGQHFSRFYTDEDRAAGMPQKTLDTAITEGRFEGEGWRVRNDGTRFWCHVVVDPIWTPDGSLLGFAKITRDLTERKLAEESLKQSEQQFRLLVQGVTDYAIYMLDPTGLVTNWNMGAQRIKGYLPDEIIGRHYSVFFTDEDRRDGAPQRGLDTALREGRFESQGWRVRKDGSRFWASVVVDPIRSDTGTLIGFAKVTRDITESVEAQRALEKAREALFQSQKMESLGRLTGGIAHDYNNLLMAVLGALEIVRRRVADDPTVVPLLDNAIRGAQRGISLSQRMLAFARRQQLHLELVDVPALVRGMADLLRQSLGPHIQIETHFPLSLRPVLADVNQVEMALLNLAVNARDAMPDGGSVIISAREHRLESREGPLEPGDYLRLALTDDGQGMDEATLEQAMEPFFTTKGVGKGTGLGLSMIHGLAAQSGGRLVLKSAKGQGTTAELWLPIAAQAAEPVEPVPLPAPEPQAPVALKVLAVDDDPLVLMTIAAMLEDLGCDVVEASSAEQALDVLAQQKVQLVLTDQAMPHMTGSQLAEVIRHRYPALPVILATGYADKLSGAAGRLPRLGKPFDQATLAQRITSVVNHP; encoded by the coding sequence ATGCGCGAGCAAGATCGATATCGCCTGCTGATCGATGCAATCACCGATTACGCAATCTACATGCTTGATGCCGACGGCCGCGTCGCTAGCTGGAATGCCGGTGCCAAACGCTTCAAGGGATACGCCGAAGCCGACATCCTGGGTCAGCACTTCTCCCGCTTTTATACCGACGAAGACCGTGCTGCAGGGATGCCGCAGAAGACCCTGGATACGGCGATCACCGAAGGGCGCTTCGAGGGGGAGGGCTGGCGTGTACGCAACGACGGCACGCGGTTCTGGTGCCACGTGGTGGTCGACCCGATCTGGACGCCGGATGGCAGCTTGCTCGGCTTCGCCAAGATTACCCGCGACCTGACCGAGCGCAAGCTGGCGGAGGAGTCGCTGAAGCAGAGCGAGCAGCAGTTTCGTTTGCTGGTGCAGGGCGTCACCGATTATGCGATCTACATGCTCGACCCGACCGGCTTGGTGACCAACTGGAACATGGGCGCGCAGCGCATCAAGGGCTATCTACCGGACGAAATCATCGGCCGTCACTATTCGGTTTTCTTCACTGACGAGGACCGGCGAGACGGCGCGCCCCAGCGCGGGCTCGACACGGCACTGCGCGAAGGGCGGTTCGAGAGCCAGGGCTGGCGGGTGCGCAAGGACGGTTCGCGCTTCTGGGCGAGCGTGGTGGTGGACCCTATCCGCAGCGATACGGGCACGCTGATCGGCTTCGCCAAGGTTACCCGCGATATCACCGAGAGCGTCGAGGCACAGCGCGCCTTGGAAAAGGCGCGAGAGGCGCTGTTCCAATCGCAGAAGATGGAATCCCTCGGCCGGCTTACCGGCGGTATCGCCCACGATTACAACAACCTGCTCATGGCGGTTCTGGGTGCGCTGGAGATCGTACGCCGACGGGTTGCGGATGATCCGACCGTCGTCCCGTTGCTGGACAACGCCATCCGCGGCGCGCAACGCGGTATCTCCCTGTCCCAGCGCATGCTGGCGTTTGCGCGGCGCCAGCAGCTCCATCTCGAACTGGTCGACGTGCCCGCCTTGGTGCGCGGGATGGCCGACTTGCTGCGTCAGTCGCTCGGGCCCCATATTCAGATCGAGACCCACTTCCCGCTGTCGCTCAGACCCGTGCTGGCAGACGTCAACCAGGTCGAGATGGCGCTGCTCAATCTGGCGGTGAATGCCAGGGACGCCATGCCGGACGGTGGTAGCGTCATCATCTCCGCACGTGAACACCGGCTCGAGTCGAGGGAAGGCCCCTTGGAACCCGGCGACTACCTTCGCCTGGCCCTGACGGATGATGGCCAAGGCATGGACGAGGCGACGCTCGAGCAGGCGATGGAGCCATTCTTCACCACCAAGGGTGTTGGCAAGGGCACCGGATTGGGGCTCTCGATGATCCATGGCCTCGCCGCGCAGTCGGGTGGCCGGCTGGTGCTCAAGAGCGCGAAGGGGCAGGGGACGACCGCCGAGCTATGGCTACCGATCGCGGCGCAAGCCGCAGAGCCCGTCGAACCTGTACCGCTGCCCGCGCCCGAGCCGCAGGCGCCGGTCGCACTCAAGGTGCTGGCGGTCGATGACGACCCGCTGGTGCTGATGACGATCGCCGCGATGCTCGAGGACCTCGGCTGCGATGTGGTCGAGGCCAGCTCGGCGGAGCAGGCGCTGGACGTGCTGGCGCAGCAGAAGGTCCAGCTGGTGCTGACCGATCAGGCCATGCCCCATATGACCGGTTCTCAGCTGGCAGAGGTCATCCGGCATCGCTATCCGGCGTTACCGGTAATCCTGGCCACCGGCTACGCCGACAAGCTGAGCGGCGCGGCCGGACGGCTTCCCCGGCTCGGCAAGCCGTTCGATCAGGCTACCCTGGCCCAGCGCATCACCAGCGTGGTGAACCACCCCTGA
- a CDS encoding IclR family transcriptional regulator domain-containing protein: MNDESRSRSVPMAPAIIASPAKRIEALTGDPNFMTSLARGLAVIHAFQERKRHLTIAQISHRTEIPRAAVRRCLHTLIKLGYATTDGRTYSLLPKVLTLGHAYLSSTPLAVTAQPILDRLSDQLHEACSMATLEGDEVLYVARSATPQRLISVDLSVGSRLPAYCTSMGRILLAALDDAALADYLEHANLQIKTSRTLHTPEAIRASIEDIRQQGWVIIDQELEVGLRSLAVPLKDSAGQVLAALNVGTHASRVSKQELETRFLPVLLEASKELSTRLFH; the protein is encoded by the coding sequence ATGAACGACGAATCTCGCTCTCGTAGTGTCCCGATGGCGCCGGCCATCATTGCGTCGCCGGCCAAGCGAATCGAAGCGCTGACCGGTGACCCGAACTTCATGACCTCGTTGGCGAGAGGCTTGGCGGTGATTCATGCGTTCCAGGAGCGCAAGCGCCACCTGACCATCGCGCAGATCAGCCATCGCACGGAAATCCCCCGCGCGGCGGTGCGCCGTTGTCTGCACACGCTGATCAAACTCGGCTACGCCACCACCGACGGCCGCACCTATTCGCTGCTGCCCAAGGTGCTCACGCTCGGCCACGCCTACCTCTCCTCGACGCCACTGGCGGTCACTGCACAGCCGATTCTCGACCGCCTCAGCGACCAACTCCACGAAGCATGCTCCATGGCGACCCTGGAGGGCGACGAAGTGCTTTACGTGGCACGTTCGGCCACGCCGCAGCGCTTGATTTCCGTCGATCTCAGCGTGGGCAGCCGGCTGCCGGCCTATTGCACGTCCATGGGGCGGATTCTGCTGGCTGCGCTGGACGATGCGGCGCTGGCGGACTATCTGGAACACGCCAATCTGCAAATCAAGACCAGCCGCACGCTGCACACGCCGGAGGCCATACGAGCATCCATCGAGGACATTCGGCAGCAGGGCTGGGTGATCATCGATCAGGAACTGGAAGTCGGCCTGCGTTCGCTGGCCGTGCCGCTGAAGGACTCTGCCGGCCAGGTGCTCGCGGCACTCAATGTTGGCACCCACGCGAGCCGGGTGTCCAAGCAGGAGCTGGAGACGCGCTTCCTCCCGGTTTTGCTGGAAGCGAGCAAGGAACTGAGCACGCGCTTGTTCCATTGA